The stretch of DNA AAAGCTCACGTTGCTGGTGTTGCAATGGGCTTGATTTTGGATGGCAACCGTTTTGCTGTGTTGACCGATATCTTGGGTGATGAAGATCACTTGGGCGATATGGACTTTAAAGTAGCAGGTACTGCTAACGGCATTACTGCTTTGCAAATGGACATTAAAGTTCAGGGTATTACTAAAGAAATTATGCAAGTTGCATTGGCTCAAGCTAAAGAAGGTCGTTTGCACATTTTGAGCAAGATGCAAGAAGCAATGGGTTCAGTTCGCACTGAATTGTCTGCACATGCTCCACGTATGGTTTCTTTCAAGATTCATCCAGATAAGATTCGTGAAGTGATCGGTAAGGGCGGCGCAACAATTCAAGCCTTGACCAAAGAGACTGGTTGTAGCATCGACATTAAAGATGATGGCACCGTAACAATCGCCTCTACTTCTGCTGAAGGCATGGCTGAAGCAAAAGCACGTATCGAAGGTATTACTGCTGAAGCCGAGGTAGGTAAGATTTACGAAGGCCCAGTTGTGAAGTTGCTCGAGTTCGGTGCTTTAGTAAATATTCTTCCAGGCAAAGACGGTCTTTTACATATCTCAGAAATTTCTAATGAGCGTGTAAAAGAAGTTAAAGACTATTTAGCAGAAGGCCAATTAGTGCGCGTGAAGTTGTTAGCTGCGGATGAGCGCGGTCGTTTGCGTTTATCTCTTAAGGCCGCGATGGCTGATGAGGGCGGCACGATTGCTCCTTTAGCTGGCGCTACTGAAGCCTCTGATGCAGCCCCTGCATCTGGCGAAAACGCTTAAGTAATTTAGTTAGCAAGCGGAATTCATATGCGCGTAATGGAGATCAAAGAATTTGGCGCACCAGAAATGCTGGTGGCTGCCAATCGACCTGATCCAGTGGCTCCGGCCGCTGGAACTGGCGAGATCTTGATTAAGGTAATTGCAGCTGGAATTAATCGTCCAGACGTTTTACAACGTAAAGGCCATTACCCAGTCCCAGCAGGCGCATCTGATATTCCGGGTCTCGAGGTAGCAGGCGAGATTGTTGGTGGTGACTTAGCTCACGCTGACAATCTGTTTGGCCTTAAAGTTGGCGATAAGGTTTGTGCGCTTGTGCAAGGTGGTGGTTACGCAGAATTGTGTACAGCTCCTATTGCACAATGCTTGCCTTACCCCAAAGGATTTACTGATCAAGAAGCGGCATCTTTACCTGAAACTTTTTACACCGTATGGAGCAATGTCTTCATGCGTGGTGAGTTATCTGAAGGTGAAACTTTGCTAGTGCAAGGTGGCTCTAGTGGTATTGGTGTCACTGCCATTTTGATTGCAAAAGCTTTAGGTCATAAAGTATTTGTTACTGCTGGTACAGATGAGAAGTGCTCTGCTTGCGTGGCTTTAGGTGCTGACTTAGCAATCAACTATAAGATGCAAGACTTTGCTGAAGAGGTAAAAAAAGCAACTGACGGCAAAGGTGTCAATGTGATACTCGATATGGTTACGGGTGCTTACGTACAAAAAGAAATTGATTGCCTAGCTGACGATGGTCGTATTGTGATTATTGCAATCATGGGTGGCTCAAAAGCAGAAGTGAATACGGGGCAAATTTTGCGTCGCCGTTTAACTATTACTGGTTCTACCTTGCGTCCACGTCCAGTGTCATTTAAGAAGCAGATTACCCAGCAATTGCATGCGCGCATCTGGCCTTTACTAGATGCAGGCAAGTTAAAGCCAGTGATTTATAAAACATTCGCCTTAGACCAAGCGGCCGATGCTCATCGTTTGATGGAGTCTTCTGAGCACGTTGGCAAGATTGTATTGACCGTTTAAGTATTGAGCTAGATTTAATGCGCCCACTCACTGTTATCGGTAATTGGAAAATGAACGGCAGCTTTGCAAGTAATGCAGACTGGGTTAAGACTGTTTGCCGTGGCATGGAGCAGGGAATGCCTGCAGGTCGTAAGTATGTAGTGTGTGCTCCAGCGCCTTATTTGTCACAGTGTGGTGGTTTAATTCGTGACTGTTCTTTAGCTTTTTTAAGTTTAGGTGCTCAAG from Polynucleobacter duraquae encodes:
- a CDS encoding NAD(P)H-quinone oxidoreductase, whose product is MRVMEIKEFGAPEMLVAANRPDPVAPAAGTGEILIKVIAAGINRPDVLQRKGHYPVPAGASDIPGLEVAGEIVGGDLAHADNLFGLKVGDKVCALVQGGGYAELCTAPIAQCLPYPKGFTDQEAASLPETFYTVWSNVFMRGELSEGETLLVQGGSSGIGVTAILIAKALGHKVFVTAGTDEKCSACVALGADLAINYKMQDFAEEVKKATDGKGVNVILDMVTGAYVQKEIDCLADDGRIVIIAIMGGSKAEVNTGQILRRRLTITGSTLRPRPVSFKKQITQQLHARIWPLLDAGKLKPVIYKTFALDQAADAHRLMESSEHVGKIVLTV